In a genomic window of Dyadobacter fermentans DSM 18053:
- a CDS encoding FKBP-type peptidyl-prolyl cis-trans isomerase, whose protein sequence is MSQAKAGDKVQVHYKGTLPDGQLFDSSEGREPLSFTLGSGQVIKGFDDGVTGMEVGDKKTINIPNAEAYGPVNDEMVIRFDRAQIPADIPLEIGGTLNMHQDGGQVIPVVVREVTETYVVLDANHPLAGQDLIFELELVGIN, encoded by the coding sequence ATGAGTCAAGCAAAGGCTGGTGACAAAGTGCAGGTACATTACAAAGGTACCCTGCCGGACGGACAACTTTTTGATTCCTCCGAGGGACGTGAGCCTTTGAGCTTCACGCTTGGAAGCGGACAGGTTATCAAAGGATTCGACGATGGCGTGACCGGCATGGAAGTGGGCGATAAAAAGACCATTAACATTCCAAATGCCGAAGCTTACGGCCCTGTGAACGACGAAATGGTGATCCGTTTCGACCGTGCGCAAATCCCTGCCGATATTCCCCTGGAAATCGGCGGCACCCTGAACATGCACCAGGACGGCGGCCAGGTGATCCCGGTAGTCGTAAGAGAAGTTACCGAAACTTACGTGGTACTGGACGCAAACCACCCATTGGCTGGCCAGGACCTGATTTTCGAACTCGAATTGGTAGGTATCAACTAA